The following coding sequences are from one Triticum dicoccoides isolate Atlit2015 ecotype Zavitan chromosome 4A, WEW_v2.0, whole genome shotgun sequence window:
- the LOC119284775 gene encoding probable GMP synthase [glutamine-hydrolyzing], with product MRLLPNRCKLRRSVGTSDMPGVKSESPASGLPALPRIRTTRPAAAYSKAARAKARASTKAEAEEKRHNGGRGACGSSPELEKRRCSWITANSEPLYVAFHDEEWGAPVHDDRKLFELLTLSQALAELSWPVILSKRDEFREMIDGFYNASVCGCTDKKINQLSKSNGSTLLSQQKMRAVAANAKQIQKVVREFGSFDNYCWSFVNHRPITNGFRYARQVPTKTPKSEAMSKDLMRRGFQCVGPTTVYSFMQVAGIVNDHLRCCFRFDQAGSQPKAAEENMRADIRLGSPASEDSEISEV from the exons ATGCGCCTGCTTCCGAATCGTTGCAAGCTCCGTCGATCAGTTGGCActtcagacatgccgggcgtcAAGTCGGAGTCTCCGGCGAGCGGCTTGCCGGCGCTCCCGCGCATCCGCACCACTCGCCCTGCTGCGGCCTATTCCAAGGCAGCAAGAGCCAAGGCGCGGGCAAGCACAAAGGCGGAAGCAGAGGAGAAGCGGCACAATGGTGGTAGGGGGGCGTGTGGGAGCTCACCGGAGCTGGAGAAGAGGAGGTGCTCCTGGATCACGGCCAACTCTG AACCCCTCTACGTTGCATTCCATGATGAAGAATGGGGAGCACCGGTGCACGATGACCGTAAGTTGTTTGAGCTGCTCACCTTATCACAAGCCTTAGCTGAGCTCTCCTGGCCTGTAATTTTGAGCAAGAGGGATGAGTTCAGGGAGATGATTGATGGTTTCTACAATGCATCCGTGTGTGGCTGCACGGACAAGAAGATAAACCAGCTGTCCAAATCAAACGGAAGCACGTTGTTGTCACAGCAAAAGATGCGAGCTGTGGCTGCAAACGCCAAGCAAATTCAAAAG GTAGTTCGTGAATTCGGATCGTTCGACAACTACTGCTGGAGCTTCGTGAACCACAGGCCCATCACAAACGGCTTCCGCTACGCTCGCCAAGTGCCCACCAAGACGCCCAAATCTGAGGCTATGAGCAAGGACCTGATGCGGCGAGGGTTCCAGTGCGTCGGCCCCACGACGGTCTACTCCTTCATGCAGGTCGCCGGCATCGTGAACGACCACCTACGGTGCTGCTTCAGGTTTGATCAGGCTGGCAGCCAGCCCAAGGCCGCCGAGGAGAACATGAGAGCCGATATAAGATTGGGGTCTCCCGCTTCAGAGGATTCAGAGATCAGCGAGGTGTAG
- the LOC119284774 gene encoding methyltransferase-like protein 2, with translation MDASDELRSLEATGIYRLAGSPAAFVDPVRLLGESYRRFRLVPSAYYSRSFGPSRQGGEGTAPSPDRKKRKRKRQPKPRELNAVERIAEARHQEARPLLIRAHNSLLETKDLLEFLPGMIKGDECLPNVETSSENNFVELGASWRAPFYEMTICFQKPLGQVKAGTCNVQKRSSPLFNRIVSVEENDEAEGEFQSRLYILPKGSCFMMTDFTHVRDLIPDNPNIGYNLIVIDPPWENGCVRQKEVYPTLPNRNLLYLPVQELAHPAGALLVLWITNREKLRRFVEEELLPSWGVKDPTEFYWLKVKSDGSLIGDLDLFHHRPYECLLLGYINVNREAESGSKFKVLQGSQVIMSVPGAHSRKPPLQKILSEYIPGPKPPRCIELFARELGSGWTSWGNEPLHFQDSMYFSKK, from the exons ATGGACGCCTCCGACGAGCTCCGGTCGCTGGAGGCCACGGGGATCTACCGCCTCGCAGGCTCTCCCGCCGCCTTCGTCGACCCGGTGCGCCTCCTCGGCGAATCCTACCGGCGCTTCCGCCTCGTCCCGTCGGCGTACTACTCCCGAAGCTTCGGCCCGTCGCGGCAGGGAGGCGAAGGGACGGCGCCGTCTCCCGACCGGAAGAAGCGCAAGCGGAAGCGCCAGCCGAAGCCCCGGGAACTCAACGCCGTGGAGCGGATCGCAGAAGCGCGGCACCAG GAAGCAAGGCCTTTGCTAATTAGGGCCCATAATTCACTCCTCGAGACGAAAGATCTACTGGAATTCCTTCCGGGGATGATCAAGGGAGATGAATGCCTGCCAAATGTTGAAACTAGTTCTGAgaacaattttgttgagcttggggCCTCATGGCGAGCACCTTTCTACGAGATGACTATCTGCTTTCAGAAGCCTCTTGGTCAGGTCAAGGCAG GTACCTGCAATGTCCAAAAGAGATCCAGTCCATTATTTAATAGGATAGTCAGTGTTGAAGAAAACGATGAGGCAGAAGGAGAATTTCAGAGTAGACTTTATATTTTACCAAAAGGAAGTTGCTTCATGATG ACTGACTTCacacatgttcgtgatctcattccTG ATAATCCTAATATAGGGTACAACCTTATAGTTATTGACCCACCTTGGGAGAATGGATGTGTTCGCCAGAAAGAAGT GTATCCTACACTTCCCAATAGAAATTTGTTGTATCTTCCAGTTCAAGAACTTGCACATCCAGCTGGAGCTCTTCTAGTTTTGTGGATTACAAATCGGGAGAAACTGCGAAGATTTGTTGAGGAAGAATTGCTTCCATCTTGGGGGGTCAAAGACCCCACGGAGTTTTATTGGCTGAAG GTGAAGTCGGATGGTTCACTGATTGGCGATCTAGACTTGTTCCATCACAGGCCTTATGAGTGTCTCCTTCTTGGCTACATCAACGTT AATAGAGAAGCTGAGTCAGGATCGAAGTTTAAGGTTCTACAAGGCAGCCAAGTAATTATGAGTGTTCCGGGTGCACACTCAAGGAAACCTCCTCTTCAGA AAATTCTTTCAGAATATATTCCTGGTCCGAAGCCTCCAAGGTGCATAGAGCTTTTTGCAAGAGAATTGGGTTCCGGATGGACCTCGTGGGGAAACGAGCCGCTCCATTTCCAGGATTCAATGTACTTTTCAAAGAAGTAA